A single genomic interval of Pogoniulus pusillus isolate bPogPus1 chromosome 24, bPogPus1.pri, whole genome shotgun sequence harbors:
- the RASSF10 gene encoding ras association domain-containing protein 10 has product MEPEERKISVWICQEEKLISGLSRRTTCSDVVRVLLEDSHHRRPALPEPGGGMLSGPPHSYCIVEKWRGFERILPNKTKILRLWVAWGDEQENVRFVLVRSEASLPNAGPRSAEARVVLSKERPGHGLGAARASLALTQERQRRVVRKAFRKLAKINKRRQQPLAREASAAERMETLVHLVLSQDHTIRQQIQRLRELDREIDRYEARIHLDRMRRHGVNYVQDTYLVGSGGGEPEPAREPSGTAQPVAGRPEEDYARKCEEVLQLQEQRAQQEELLEHLAAEIQEELNERWMKRRREELELAAGPGLAEADRDTTELSGGGEGELHLEHERVKTQLSTSLYIGLKLSTDLEAVKTDLDYTQRAWEDKERELQRLLETLGTLDVAEAPAEPRGAAGGGRPGAGGSAGGWLEQARSLRKDRADNDEDSDTGLSSMHSQDSDSVPVCESLV; this is encoded by the coding sequence ATGGAGCCCGAGGAGCGCAAGATCTCCGTGTGGATCTGCCAAGAAGAGAAGCTGATCTCTGGGCTCTCCCGGCGGACCACCTGCTCGGACGTGGTGCGGGTACTACTGGAGGACAGTCACCACCGGCGGCCGGCGCTGCCCGAGCCTGGCGGCGGGATGCTGTCGGGGCCGCCGCACTCGTACTGCATCGTGGAGAAGTGGCGCGGCTTCGAACGGATCCTGCCTAACAAAACGAAGATCCTGCGGCTCTGGGTGGCGTGGGGGGACGAACAGGAGAACGTGCGCTTCGTGCTGGTGCGCAGCGAGGCTTCGCTGCCCAACGCGGGGCCGCGGAGCGCAGAGGCGCGGGTGGTGCTGAGCAAGGAGCGCCCCGGCCACGGCCTGGGGGCGGCCCGTGCCAGCCTGGCGCTCACTCAAGAGCGGCAGCGGCGGGTGGTGAGGAAAGCCTTCCGCAAGCTGGCCAAGATAAACAAGAGGCGGCAGCAACCGCTGGCCCGGGAGGCCTCGGCGGCGGAAAGGATGGAGACGCTGGTACACCTGGTCCTCTCGCAGGACCACACCATCAGACAGCAGATTCAGCGGCTCCGCGAGCTAGACCGGGAGATCGACCGCTACGAGGCCAGGATCCACCTGGACCGCATGAGGCGGCACGGCGTCAACTACGTGCAGGACACCTACCTGGTGGGGTCCGGCGGCGGGGAGCCGGAACCGGCCCGGGAGCCGAGCGGAACAGCTCAGCCAGTCGCCGGCCGCCCCGAGGAGGACTACGCCAGGAAGTGCGAggaagtgctgcagctgcaggagcagcgggcgcagcaggaggagctgctggagcacctGGCCGCCGAGATCCAGGAGGAACTCAACGAGCGCTGGATGAAGCGGCGGCGGGAGGAGTTGGAGCTGGCGGCGGGGCCCGGGCTGGCCGAGGCGGACCGCGACACAACGGAGTTGAGCGGCGGCGGGGAAGGCGAGCTGCACCTGGAGCACGAACGGGTGAAGACCCAACTGAGCACCAGCCTCTACATCGGCCTCAAGCTGAGCACGGACCTGGAGGCCGTCAAAACCGACCTGGACTACACGCAGCGGGCGTGGGAGGACAAGGAGCGGGAGCTGCAGCGCCTGCTGGAGACGCTAGGCACGCTGGACGTGGCGGAGGCGCCGGCGGAGCCCCGCGGGGCGGCGGGCGGGGGACGGCCGGGAGCGGGGGGCAGCGCGGGCGGGTGGCTGGAGCAAGCGCGCTCTCTGCGCAAGGACCGCGCCGACAACGACGAGGACTCGGACACGGGGCTGAGCTCCATGCACAGCCAAGACTCGGACTCGGTGCCCGTCTGCGAGTCTCTTGTTTAG